One segment of Deltaproteobacteria bacterium DNA contains the following:
- the truB gene encoding tRNA pseudouridine(55) synthase TruB has product MPGDGTYRGDGIVAIDKPEKMSSARVVARVKKALGARKVGHTGTLDPFATGVLICCINRATRLARFFLEGNKAYEATLRLGIETDTQDATGAVIFEREVADISEDLLADTIRRFTGWIDQIPPAYSALKHKGVPLYRLARKGTPVQKPARSVHVSRIRILEIDLPYIRLAVHCSAGTYIRTLCADMGGMIGCGGHLAALRRTLSSGFAVEDALSLDTFETLARQGGVSSYLTGMADALQGMPQVVADDRLTGKVAHGIRLRGEDVAVEDPLPGGGYLKIVDKMGLLMAVVQQKNERKSYDYCCVFQS; this is encoded by the coding sequence ATGCCGGGAGATGGCACATACCGCGGTGATGGCATTGTCGCCATCGACAAGCCCGAAAAGATGTCTTCCGCCAGGGTAGTGGCCCGCGTAAAAAAAGCTTTGGGAGCCAGGAAGGTGGGGCACACGGGTACGCTCGATCCTTTTGCTACGGGCGTGCTGATCTGCTGCATCAACCGCGCGACCAGGCTGGCGCGTTTTTTTCTGGAGGGCAACAAGGCATACGAGGCGACCCTGCGGCTGGGCATCGAAACGGATACGCAAGACGCCACCGGTGCCGTTATTTTCGAAAGGGAAGTTGCCGATATATCGGAGGATCTTTTGGCTGACACCATCCGGCGCTTCACCGGATGGATCGACCAGATCCCGCCGGCTTATTCGGCCTTGAAGCACAAGGGGGTTCCCCTGTACAGGCTTGCCAGGAAAGGAACGCCCGTTCAGAAACCGGCACGCAGCGTTCATGTTTCGAGGATCCGTATCCTTGAAATCGATCTGCCGTACATCCGGTTGGCGGTGCACTGCTCGGCCGGTACGTACATTCGGACACTCTGCGCCGACATGGGCGGTATGATCGGGTGCGGGGGACACCTGGCGGCGCTGAGAAGAACCCTCAGTTCAGGGTTCGCCGTCGAAGACGCTCTTTCCCTGGACACGTTCGAGACGTTGGCCCGGCAGGGTGGCGTATCCTCGTACCTGACAGGTATGGCGGACGCCCTGCAGGGCATGCCCCAGGTGGTCGCCGACGATCGCTTGACCGGAAAAGTTGCCCATGGCATTCGCCTGCGCGGCGAGGATGTCGCCGTAGAAGATCCACTGCCCGGCGGCGGGTATCTCAAGATCGTCGATAAAATGGGCCTGCTGATGGCTGTGGTGCAACAAAAAAATGAACGTAAAAGTTATGATTATTGTTGTGTTTTTCAATCATAA
- the rpsO gene encoding 30S ribosomal protein S15: MVFTAEDKKALIEKYKTHESDTGSPEVQIGLLTHRITYLTEHLKIHKKDHHSRRGLLMMVGRRRRLLNYVKNNDVQRYRTIIKTLGLRR; encoded by the coding sequence GTGGTTTTTACAGCAGAAGACAAAAAAGCGCTCATTGAAAAATATAAAACCCATGAGAGCGACACGGGTTCACCGGAGGTTCAGATCGGGCTTCTCACCCACAGGATTACCTACCTGACCGAACATCTGAAAATCCACAAAAAGGATCATCACTCCCGCAGAGGGCTTCTGATGATGGTCGGACGACGTCGCAGACTGCTGAACTACGTAAAAAACAACGACGTCCAGCGCTACCGCACCATCATCAAAACCTTAGGGCTCAGGCGATAG
- the pnp gene encoding polyribonucleotide nucleotidyltransferase, with amino-acid sequence MEITLKTDVGGKELSIQTGKVAKQASGSVVVTYGDTTVLVSAVSSHDERNVGFLPLSVEYQEKIYAAGRIPGNYFRREIGRPSEKETLTARLIDRPIRPLFPKKYNFETQVIATVLSMDQENDPDVISMVGASAALVLSDVPFAGPIASVRVGRIDGELKVNPVIAEWEKADINIIVSGSKTGVVMVEGGSDVVSEQEMLDAIFFGHEALKPIVEIQEKLRESVGKPKREFMPPEKDEALVDRLTADAESRLRDAITIPDKMERYSAIRQVKNSIFESLGEEYADRASEVFEILGDLQKTISRNLILKEGRRIDNRKFDEIRPITCEVGLLARPHGSALFTRGETQVLSVLTLGSGPDEQRVETLSGEEFRPFMLHYNFPPFSVGEVKRVGSPSRRDIGHGGLSTRALEKVLPEKEDFDYTIRLVSEVLESNGSSSMGTVCAGTLALMDGGVPIKAPVSGIAMGLVKEGDQTIILSDILGDEDHTGDMDFKVTGTSEGITALQMDIKIHELSKEIMEKALEQARLGRMHILGKMLEALDEPRNAISPFAPKIITIKINPDKIREVIGPGGKIIRSIQSETNTRIEIDDAGIVKIAATSAEDGAAAEQAVLEITREPEVGATYEGKVVKTTDFGAFVQIMPGTDGLVHISQLANHRVNKVTDVVKEGDMLKVKVLEIGRDGKIRLSHKAVSEDES; translated from the coding sequence ATGGAAATCACATTGAAAACAGATGTCGGTGGCAAGGAATTGAGCATACAGACCGGAAAGGTCGCCAAGCAGGCATCTGGTTCCGTTGTCGTAACCTACGGAGACACAACGGTATTGGTAAGTGCTGTTTCATCCCATGATGAACGGAATGTCGGTTTTCTGCCGCTATCGGTGGAATATCAGGAAAAAATTTATGCGGCCGGCCGCATTCCGGGAAACTATTTTCGCCGCGAAATCGGCAGGCCCAGCGAGAAGGAAACCCTGACCGCCCGCCTGATAGACCGGCCGATTCGCCCGCTGTTTCCCAAAAAATACAACTTCGAAACCCAGGTCATCGCAACGGTTCTCTCCATGGACCAGGAAAATGACCCGGATGTCATCTCGATGGTCGGGGCTTCGGCGGCCCTTGTCCTCTCGGACGTTCCCTTTGCCGGCCCCATTGCCAGCGTTCGCGTGGGCCGCATCGACGGTGAACTGAAAGTCAACCCGGTCATTGCCGAATGGGAAAAAGCGGACATCAACATCATCGTTTCCGGTTCCAAAACCGGGGTCGTCATGGTGGAGGGCGGCAGCGACGTCGTCAGTGAGCAAGAGATGCTCGACGCCATATTTTTCGGGCACGAGGCGCTGAAACCCATTGTCGAGATACAGGAAAAGCTGAGAGAGTCGGTCGGCAAACCCAAACGCGAATTCATGCCACCGGAAAAAGATGAAGCGCTGGTCGACAGGCTGACGGCAGACGCAGAAAGCCGTTTGCGGGACGCCATCACCATTCCGGATAAAATGGAGCGTTACAGCGCCATCCGTCAAGTAAAGAACAGCATCTTCGAAAGCCTCGGGGAAGAATATGCCGATCGTGCAAGCGAAGTATTTGAAATCCTGGGTGATCTTCAAAAAACAATCAGCCGAAACCTCATCCTGAAGGAAGGCCGCAGAATAGACAACCGCAAGTTCGACGAAATACGGCCGATCACCTGTGAAGTCGGCCTGCTGGCCCGCCCGCACGGCAGTGCCCTGTTCACCCGCGGCGAAACACAGGTGCTGAGTGTTCTCACCCTCGGGTCCGGTCCCGACGAACAGCGGGTCGAGACCCTCAGCGGAGAAGAGTTCCGGCCTTTCATGCTGCACTACAACTTCCCGCCGTTTTCCGTGGGCGAGGTAAAGCGCGTCGGCAGCCCCAGCCGCCGGGATATCGGGCATGGAGGCCTTTCCACACGGGCCCTGGAAAAGGTCCTGCCGGAAAAGGAAGACTTCGATTACACCATCCGTCTGGTGTCCGAAGTGCTCGAATCCAACGGATCCTCATCCATGGGAACCGTTTGTGCCGGAACCCTGGCGCTGATGGACGGAGGGGTCCCCATCAAGGCGCCGGTATCCGGAATCGCCATGGGGCTGGTGAAAGAGGGTGACCAGACGATCATCCTGTCGGACATCCTCGGGGATGAAGACCACACGGGCGACATGGATTTTAAAGTCACCGGCACCAGCGAGGGCATCACCGCCCTGCAGATGGACATCAAGATCCACGAACTTTCCAAGGAGATCATGGAGAAAGCCCTGGAACAGGCGCGCTTAGGCCGAATGCACATCCTGGGCAAAATGCTGGAAGCGCTGGACGAACCCAGAAATGCGATTTCGCCCTTTGCGCCCAAGATAATCACCATCAAAATCAACCCCGATAAAATCAGGGAGGTGATCGGCCCGGGCGGAAAAATCATCCGTTCCATCCAGAGTGAAACCAATACCAGGATCGAGATCGATGATGCCGGTATTGTCAAAATTGCCGCCACCTCCGCCGAAGACGGTGCGGCCGCCGAGCAGGCGGTTCTGGAAATCACACGAGAGCCCGAGGTGGGCGCAACCTACGAGGGCAAGGTCGTAAAAACCACCGATTTCGGTGCGTTTGTCCAAATCATGCCGGGGACCGATGGTCTTGTACATATCTCCCAGCTGGCCAACCATCGCGTCAATAAAGTCACTGATGTGGTCAAGGAAGGCGATATGCTAAAGGTGAAGGTCCTCGAGATCGGAAGAGACGGTAAAATCCGCCTCAGCCACAAAGCTGTTTCCGAAGATGAAAGCTGA
- a CDS encoding insulinase family protein, which translates to MKADPDFRKTTLSNGINVLSKNMPHIRSVTMGVWVDVGARDETPDENGLSHLIEHLIFKGTDKRSAFQIAKEFDAIGGQTNAFTTMENTCYHAKVINTHLDTMAEILSDIFLNSRFDQEDIRREQPVILQEVGMVEDSPDEYIHILSGENFWGEHPLGRSILGNRQNILAFNAERLKTFFKKLYQPNRILISAAGNLEHDRLLDLIGPAFENIAPGKGFPDRVPPEVRAGLVLKQRDLEQVHICLGTRGLPTADPGRYALSLMNTILGGNMSSRLFQEIREQRGLAYTVYSFVSSHVDTGMFGAYAAVEPSNALETCRLLLEQLYRLKREKVSENELTGAKEFIKGNLYLASENGENQMVRLAQNELHFRRNVPLKTVIKQIEAVTADHILELANTLLEDNTLSLTMLGQVTDRSACEDLLKDYMPS; encoded by the coding sequence ATGAAAGCTGATCCTGATTTCCGCAAAACCACATTGAGCAACGGGATCAACGTCCTGAGCAAAAACATGCCTCATATCCGCTCGGTCACCATGGGTGTCTGGGTGGATGTGGGGGCTCGCGACGAGACGCCGGACGAAAACGGCCTGTCCCATCTCATCGAACACCTTATCTTCAAAGGGACCGACAAACGCTCGGCGTTTCAGATCGCCAAGGAGTTCGATGCCATCGGCGGTCAGACCAATGCCTTCACCACCATGGAAAACACGTGCTACCATGCCAAGGTCATCAACACGCACCTGGACACCATGGCGGAAATCCTTTCGGATATTTTTTTAAACTCCCGGTTCGACCAGGAGGATATCCGGCGCGAGCAACCGGTAATTCTTCAAGAAGTGGGGATGGTCGAAGACAGCCCCGATGAATACATTCACATCCTTTCCGGAGAAAATTTCTGGGGCGAGCATCCCCTGGGCCGGTCCATTCTCGGGAACCGCCAAAACATCCTCGCCTTTAACGCCGAAAGGCTGAAAACCTTTTTTAAAAAACTCTATCAGCCCAATCGCATTCTCATATCTGCGGCCGGCAACCTGGAACACGATCGTTTGCTCGACCTGATCGGCCCCGCCTTCGAAAATATCGCGCCCGGAAAGGGTTTTCCGGATCGCGTTCCGCCGGAGGTAAGAGCCGGCCTCGTTCTCAAGCAACGGGACCTCGAACAGGTTCACATCTGCCTCGGAACGCGCGGCCTGCCCACGGCCGACCCCGGCCGTTATGCCTTGTCGCTGATGAACACCATTCTAGGCGGAAACATGAGCTCGCGGCTGTTCCAGGAAATCCGGGAGCAAAGAGGGCTGGCCTACACCGTCTACTCCTTTGTATCCTCCCATGTCGACACCGGCATGTTCGGTGCGTATGCCGCCGTCGAACCGTCCAACGCCCTGGAGACATGCAGGCTGCTTCTGGAACAGCTCTACCGCCTGAAACGCGAAAAAGTTTCGGAAAATGAGCTTACCGGAGCCAAGGAGTTCATCAAGGGAAACCTTTATCTGGCTTCGGAAAACGGTGAAAACCAGATGGTGCGGCTGGCCCAGAACGAGCTTCACTTCCGGCGCAACGTTCCGTTGAAAACGGTCATCAAACAAATCGAGGCCGTAACCGCCGATCACATTCTGGAGCTGGCGAACACACTCCTCGAGGATAACACCCTTTCACTAACCATGCTGGGCCAGGTTACCGACCGCAGCGCCTGTGAAGACTTGCTGAAAGACTATATGCCTTCATGA